A single genomic interval of Shewanella halotolerans harbors:
- a CDS encoding sensor histidine kinase yields the protein MSFFSRLFGVNWQQLQAKVRYRILILTLLPILLTLVSLVFITIYWNISYTGKQLFMKVKADLTVASNTLISVQEKQENQLELVRASWEFQNEFRDLDTDSKAARSQLAELLKQKQAELDLDFLRLISVSEAAQDPDLRVMLPKIQDNQPFSGLMVLQPQRLARLAPNLEQEAVITLVDTPRSQKPSKDVEKRGMLSRSLLPILGSDGTVGWYLDGGILLNRDIRIVDHIRDLVYDKGTLPERSIGTVTIFLDNTRISTNVPLNFFPQDSEKRGRALGSLVSEEVRQKVLVQGLLWVDRAFVYNDWFISAYAPLKDIRGERIGMIYTGFSESPFIHNYLLNIIELGTILMLVLLVSGLLVYRGAYSLLQPIERIHHVVKAVQSGRNLRIGSLGLERDNELANLAEQFDRMLDLLQRRNSQIQAAAEQLEVKVEERTRSLQEKTEELQRNVALLNETRQQLVTNEKLTALGELTAGIAHEINNPTAVILGNMELLKSELGDKAEDVEEEIDIVIEQVGRISTIIRSLLQYSRPGEFNAPLEMHQLTPIVEEMAILVRHSIKKQEVVLIQDLNASYPIEVNRPQLLQVLINLVVNAAHAMDGQGRIWIRTYDWVQGGEPIGVKIEVEDEGKGIPEEQLGRIFDPFYTTRQDGTGLGLSLSYGIIKRIGGTIEVSSTVGKGTLFTIGLYHKAIDDQFNPPYEGLHFSSALDKKAREA from the coding sequence GTGTCTTTTTTCTCGCGTCTCTTTGGTGTCAACTGGCAGCAGCTGCAAGCCAAGGTGCGTTATCGCATCTTGATCCTCACCCTGCTGCCCATTTTGCTGACCTTGGTGAGCCTGGTGTTCATCACCATCTACTGGAATATCAGCTACACGGGCAAACAGCTCTTCATGAAGGTGAAGGCCGACCTTACCGTTGCCAGCAACACACTGATCTCTGTGCAGGAGAAGCAGGAAAATCAGCTCGAGCTGGTGCGCGCCTCCTGGGAGTTTCAAAACGAATTTCGCGATCTCGATACCGACAGCAAGGCCGCCAGATCTCAGCTGGCCGAGCTGCTCAAGCAAAAGCAGGCCGAGCTCGATCTGGACTTCCTCAGGCTGATCAGCGTCTCCGAGGCGGCCCAAGACCCGGATCTTAGGGTGATGCTGCCCAAGATACAGGACAATCAGCCCTTCTCGGGTTTAATGGTGTTGCAGCCCCAGCGTCTGGCCCGTTTGGCGCCCAACCTGGAGCAGGAGGCGGTGATCACCCTGGTGGATACCCCAAGATCCCAGAAGCCGAGCAAGGATGTGGAGAAGCGCGGCATGCTCAGCCGCAGCCTGCTGCCGATCCTGGGCAGCGATGGCACAGTGGGCTGGTATCTGGACGGCGGCATCTTGCTTAATCGCGACATTCGCATCGTGGACCATATTCGTGACCTGGTTTATGACAAGGGTACGCTGCCGGAGCGCTCCATCGGCACGGTAACCATCTTCCTCGACAACACTCGCATCAGCACTAACGTGCCGCTGAACTTCTTCCCCCAGGACAGCGAGAAGCGCGGCCGAGCCCTGGGTAGTCTGGTGTCGGAAGAGGTAAGGCAGAAGGTGTTGGTGCAGGGGCTGCTGTGGGTCGACCGCGCCTTCGTCTACAACGACTGGTTTATCTCCGCCTATGCACCGCTCAAGGATATTCGCGGTGAGCGTATCGGCATGATCTACACCGGATTTTCCGAATCTCCCTTTATTCATAACTACCTGCTGAACATCATAGAGCTGGGGACTATCCTCATGTTGGTGCTGCTTGTCTCTGGCCTGCTGGTTTACCGCGGCGCCTACAGCCTGCTACAGCCGATCGAGCGTATTCACCATGTGGTAAAGGCGGTGCAATCGGGGCGTAACCTGAGAATCGGATCCTTGGGGCTGGAGCGCGACAACGAGCTGGCGAATCTGGCCGAGCAGTTCGACCGCATGCTGGACCTGTTGCAGCGACGCAACTCGCAGATCCAGGCGGCGGCAGAGCAGCTTGAGGTCAAGGTCGAGGAACGTACCCGCAGCCTGCAGGAGAAGACAGAGGAGCTACAGCGTAACGTGGCCCTGCTGAACGAGACCCGCCAGCAGCTAGTGACCAACGAGAAGTTGACCGCCCTGGGTGAGTTGACGGCAGGTATCGCCCATGAGATCAACAACCCCACGGCGGTTATCTTGGGTAACATGGAGCTGCTGAAGTCTGAGCTAGGCGACAAGGCCGAGGATGTCGAGGAAGAGATAGATATCGTCATCGAGCAGGTGGGGCGTATCAGCACCATCATTCGCAGCCTGTTGCAATACAGCCGTCCGGGCGAGTTCAACGCGCCGCTGGAGATGCATCAGCTCACGCCGATCGTCGAGGAGATGGCTATCCTGGTGCGTCACTCCATCAAGAAGCAGGAGGTGGTGCTGATCCAGGATCTCAACGCCAGTTATCCTATCGAGGTGAATCGTCCTCAGCTATTACAGGTGTTGATCAACCTGGTGGTCAACGCCGCCCACGCCATGGATGGACAGGGACGCATCTGGATCCGCACCTACGACTGGGTGCAGGGCGGAGAGCCTATAGGGGTCAAGATAGAGGTGGAAGATGAGGGTAAGGGGATCCCCGAGGAGCAACTGGGGCGCATCTTCGATCCTTTCTACACCACGCGTCAGGACGGTACCGGACTGGGGCTTTCCTTGAGCTATGGCATCATCAAGCGTATCGGCGGCACCATAGAGGTCAGTTCCACGGTCGGTAAGGGCACCCTGTTTACCATAGGCCTGTACCACAAGGCGATCGACGATCAGTTCAATCCGCCCTACGAGGGGCTGCATTTCTCCAGTGCGCTGGATAAGAAGGCGCGAGAGGCCTAG
- a CDS encoding sigma-54-dependent transcriptional regulator yields the protein MLESVQYESKCPKEDNMSQPNKEMKPLPSAVSVLIVDDEPGMRSFLKKALSKKFALVETAGSVEDAEQLRSRCHFDLLIVDIRLPGRSGIEWDEALSDQERRSDIIFMTGYADMDVAIKALRAGASDFIMKPFHLEQMMKAVDRCIERRLLKRENLMLRREVSIGQSSTIIGSSDAMMEVKHVIERVAPTNAVILIEGESGTGKELVARQLHLLSGRQGPFVPVNCGAIAPELLESELFGHAAGSFTGAKGNREGLFSFASGGTIFLDEIGEMPLKMQTALLRVLEQRTIRPVGSEKEINIDVRVLAATNRKLADEVEAGNFRRDLFYRLNVLDIVIPPLRERPEDVVELTHHFTRLLAAELGVKEVVWSHEDMLKLQQHEWPGNIRELRNMIERCILLGKPPAEYWKQQPKSEATGELGYPLDWSLKEVEKHHVTSVVDLHQGNKSAAARDLGVSRKTLDRKYKEWFELNHLEEE from the coding sequence ATGCTAGAATCTGTTCAATATGAGTCAAAATGTCCAAAAGAAGACAATATGAGCCAGCCTAATAAAGAGATGAAGCCCCTACCATCTGCCGTATCTGTGCTAATCGTCGACGATGAGCCGGGCATGCGCAGCTTCCTGAAGAAGGCGCTGTCGAAGAAGTTCGCCCTGGTGGAAACCGCCGGTAGCGTCGAAGATGCCGAGCAGCTCAGGAGCCGCTGTCACTTCGATCTGCTGATCGTCGATATTCGCCTGCCGGGTCGTTCCGGCATCGAGTGGGACGAGGCGCTGAGCGATCAGGAGCGGCGCTCAGACATCATCTTCATGACGGGCTATGCCGATATGGACGTGGCCATCAAGGCGCTGCGTGCCGGCGCCTCTGACTTTATTATGAAGCCCTTCCACCTGGAGCAGATGATGAAGGCGGTTGACCGCTGCATCGAACGTCGCCTGCTCAAGCGCGAAAACCTCATGCTGCGCCGCGAGGTCTCCATCGGTCAATCCTCCACCATCATAGGCAGCAGCGATGCCATGATGGAGGTGAAACATGTGATCGAGCGGGTGGCGCCCACCAACGCGGTGATCCTGATCGAAGGCGAATCAGGAACGGGTAAGGAGCTGGTGGCCAGACAGCTGCATCTGCTCAGCGGTCGTCAGGGGCCATTCGTGCCGGTCAACTGTGGCGCCATCGCCCCCGAGTTGCTGGAGAGTGAACTCTTCGGCCATGCCGCCGGTTCCTTCACCGGCGCCAAGGGCAACCGTGAAGGCCTGTTCAGCTTCGCCTCGGGCGGCACCATCTTCCTCGACGAGATAGGCGAGATGCCGCTCAAGATGCAGACGGCTCTGCTGAGGGTGCTGGAGCAGCGCACCATACGCCCCGTGGGCAGCGAGAAGGAGATCAATATCGATGTCCGGGTGCTGGCGGCCACCAACCGTAAGCTGGCGGATGAGGTTGAGGCCGGCAACTTCAGGCGTGATCTCTTCTATCGACTCAACGTATTAGACATAGTGATCCCACCGCTGCGGGAGCGCCCCGAAGATGTGGTGGAACTGACCCATCACTTCACCCGCCTATTGGCCGCCGAGCTGGGGGTTAAAGAGGTGGTGTGGAGCCACGAGGATATGCTCAAGCTGCAACAGCATGAGTGGCCGGGCAACATCCGCGAGCTGCGCAACATGATTGAGCGCTGTATTTTGCTGGGTAAGCCACCGGCGGAATATTGGAAACAGCAGCCTAAATCAGAGGCAACTGGCGAGCTGGGTTATCCGCTGGACTGGTCGCTCAAGGAAGTTGAGAAACACCATGTGACCTCGGTAGTCGACCTGCATCAGGGCAACAAGTCTGCCGCCGCGCGCGATCTCGGGGTTTCCCGTAAGACACTGGATCGTAAATATAAAGAGTGGTTCGAACTCAATCATCTCGAGGAAGAATAA
- a CDS encoding substrate-binding domain-containing protein, whose translation MLKLKSILSLAIVASALTLTSAQAEEIIKLATTTSTENSGLLKHLLPKFEQESGYKVQVIATGTGKALKLARQGDVDVVMTHAPAAEAKFVNEGYGMMPRGIMENDFVILGPKNDPAKIRSSKTAEEAFAKIADSGVGFVSRGDNSGTNMKELIIWKGAKVEPTFNGYRAVGQGMGKTLLMANELQAYTLSDRGTFVAYKAKLDLAVDYDGGKTLANPYQIMLINPEKYPDLNHKGAKALSDWLIGNEAQGMINSYTVQGEQLFKATYSE comes from the coding sequence ATGCTAAAGCTAAAATCGATACTCAGCCTAGCGATCGTCGCCAGTGCCCTAACATTAACCTCGGCCCAGGCAGAAGAGATCATTAAACTGGCCACCACCACCAGCACAGAAAACTCTGGCCTACTCAAGCACCTACTGCCTAAGTTTGAACAGGAGTCTGGCTACAAGGTTCAGGTTATCGCCACAGGTACGGGTAAAGCACTTAAACTTGCTCGTCAGGGTGACGTGGACGTGGTAATGACTCACGCTCCGGCTGCCGAAGCCAAATTCGTTAATGAAGGCTATGGCATGATGCCACGCGGTATCATGGAAAACGATTTTGTGATCTTGGGCCCGAAAAATGACCCAGCGAAGATCCGTAGCAGTAAGACAGCCGAAGAGGCCTTTGCTAAAATAGCCGACTCTGGCGTGGGCTTCGTCTCTCGCGGTGACAACTCAGGTACCAACATGAAAGAGTTGATCATCTGGAAAGGCGCCAAGGTCGAGCCAACATTTAACGGCTACCGCGCCGTGGGCCAAGGCATGGGTAAGACACTGCTGATGGCCAACGAGCTACAAGCCTACACACTATCTGACCGCGGCACTTTCGTGGCCTACAAGGCGAAGCTAGATCTCGCGGTTGACTATGATGGCGGTAAGACACTGGCGAACCCCTATCAAATCATGTTGATCAACCCTGAGAAATACCCAGATCTTAACCACAAAGGTGCTAAGGCGCTGAGTGACTGGCTGATCGGCAACGAAGCCCAAGGCATGATTAACAGCTACACCGTACAGGGTGAGCAACTATTTAAGGCAACATATAGCGAATGA
- a CDS encoding ABC transporter permease gives MSEGWLALIQQALSLLFSLDPDVWSIVSVSFSVSLAALAITLIPSMILGFVLAFARFPGRWFATNLVQTTQSIPTVVIGLLVYLMLTRMGPLGDLKWLFTQKGMILGQMMICAPVLIAMSQAAFTSVDKRAWETSRTLGASWLRSVWLVCRELKVPLLMAIVAAFSRILTEVGCSMMVGGNIAGVTRNIPTAIALETSKGDFAQAIALGLVLLILALVLNFTLGTLRGRAEPRSL, from the coding sequence ATGAGTGAAGGCTGGTTAGCCCTAATACAGCAGGCGTTGAGCCTGCTGTTTTCATTAGATCCCGATGTTTGGTCTATCGTCAGCGTCTCCTTTTCTGTCTCTCTGGCTGCGCTGGCGATCACCCTTATTCCCTCTATGATACTGGGCTTCGTGCTGGCCTTCGCCCGTTTTCCCGGACGCTGGTTTGCAACGAATCTGGTACAGACGACCCAATCTATCCCCACAGTGGTGATCGGCCTCTTGGTCTATCTGATGCTTACCCGCATGGGCCCACTGGGCGATCTAAAATGGCTATTTACCCAGAAAGGCATGATACTGGGACAGATGATGATCTGCGCCCCCGTGTTAATCGCCATGAGTCAGGCCGCCTTTACCAGCGTCGACAAGCGTGCCTGGGAAACCTCACGCACCTTAGGTGCCTCCTGGCTGCGTTCCGTCTGGCTGGTGTGCCGCGAACTCAAAGTACCGCTATTGATGGCCATAGTCGCGGCCTTTAGCCGCATTCTCACCGAGGTGGGTTGTTCCATGATGGTGGGCGGCAACATCGCCGGCGTCACCCGCAATATCCCCACCGCCATCGCCCTGGAAACCAGTAAGGGCGACTTCGCCCAGGCTATCGCCCTGGGACTGGTACTGCTTATTCTGGCCTTAGTGCTCAACTTCACGCTCGGCACCCTCAGAGGTAGAGCCGAACCTAGGAGCCTTTAA
- a CDS encoding ATP-binding cassette domain-containing protein: MVKIIANNIEMRFGSRLLYRFDRLSLAQHQTIHLQGDNGSGKTTLMKMLAGLQAPSSGEIRTEGFSPTPWWRRNPLLGKAVYLHQHPYLFDGSVAYNLNYVQPLCDMTEQEIASRTQTAIEMAQLGSLLNQRAASLSGGERQRLAIARTWIMRPRLLMLDEPTSNMDKLSQQLVLTMVSHLKQQGTGMLISSHQSCSLTSLCEQTWQIQAQAIRVSPSTLDERPFTPSQQELRYVTAN, encoded by the coding sequence ATGGTCAAGATCATCGCCAACAACATAGAGATGCGTTTCGGCAGTCGCCTGCTGTACCGTTTCGATCGCCTCAGTCTGGCCCAGCACCAGACCATTCACCTGCAGGGCGACAACGGCAGCGGCAAGACCACACTGATGAAGATGTTGGCAGGCCTGCAGGCGCCAAGTAGTGGCGAGATCCGCACAGAAGGCTTTAGCCCAACGCCATGGTGGCGCCGCAACCCTTTGCTGGGCAAGGCGGTCTATCTGCACCAACACCCCTATCTGTTTGACGGTAGCGTGGCCTACAACCTCAACTATGTGCAGCCCCTTTGCGACATGACGGAACAGGAGATCGCCTCGCGTACCCAGACGGCGATCGAGATGGCCCAGCTGGGCAGCCTGCTCAACCAAAGAGCCGCCAGCCTCTCCGGCGGCGAGCGCCAACGTCTTGCCATCGCCCGCACCTGGATCATGCGTCCACGCCTACTGATGCTGGACGAGCCTACCTCCAACATGGACAAGCTGTCCCAGCAGCTGGTACTGACCATGGTCAGCCACCTGAAACAACAAGGCACAGGCATGCTGATCAGCAGCCATCAAAGCTGTTCACTCACCAGTCTGTGCGAGCAGACCTGGCAGATACAGGCACAAGCAATTCGGGTAAGCCCGTCGACTCTCGATGAGCGCCCCTTCACCCCATCACAGCAGGAGCTGAGATATGTCACCGCAAATTGA
- the mobA gene encoding molybdenum cofactor guanylyltransferase MobA codes for MSPQIDAVILAGGMARRMGGNDKGLVELNDQPMIQHAIDRIKPQVKQILINANRNQDRYAEFGYPVLSDEDSGYLGPLAGMITAMGQTQADYLLVVPCDCPLLPTDLVQRMLAAIKAEDAEMAVASDGKREQPVVLLMKPALRGSMKAFLDAGERKIDFWYAKHQCVVCDFSDQPNAFVNVNTPEQKQQLSEAIAH; via the coding sequence ATGTCACCGCAAATTGATGCCGTGATCCTTGCCGGCGGCATGGCCAGACGCATGGGCGGCAACGATAAGGGACTGGTCGAGTTAAACGATCAGCCGATGATTCAACATGCTATCGACAGGATAAAACCTCAGGTTAAGCAGATCCTGATCAACGCAAATCGCAACCAGGATCGCTATGCTGAGTTTGGTTACCCAGTATTGAGTGACGAAGACTCGGGTTATTTAGGGCCGTTGGCCGGCATGATCACGGCGATGGGACAGACCCAGGCCGACTACCTCCTTGTAGTGCCCTGCGACTGCCCGCTACTGCCGACAGATCTGGTACAGCGTATGCTGGCGGCGATCAAAGCCGAAGATGCCGAGATGGCAGTGGCCAGCGACGGCAAGCGAGAACAACCCGTGGTGTTACTGATGAAGCCCGCACTGCGAGGGTCGATGAAGGCCTTCTTAGATGCCGGCGAGCGTAAGATCGATTTCTGGTACGCCAAACACCAGTGCGTGGTGTGTGACTTCTCCGATCAGCCCAACGCCTTCGTGAACGTCAACACGCCAGAACAAAAACAACAACTTTCCGAGGCAATTGCCCACTAA
- a CDS encoding bifunctional molybdopterin-guanine dinucleotide biosynthesis adaptor protein MobB/molybdopterin molybdotransferase MoeA — protein sequence MSVPFNNPLPIPVLGFCAYSGTGKTTLLKKLIPELNRRGLRLAVVKHAHHNFDVDIPGKDSFEMRKAGARQMLVASHVRWALMTEDPVEDAPELPHLLAQIEADKVDIVLVEGFKKLALPKVELHRAAHGKPFIHTHDEHIQAIACCDDTELPSDLRRLDINDVGQIADFVIEYANNWRPCTPSLPLAPECGCELDTSKTLSVRQGIYKILSYVTPVSATEEVAIDDSTDRVLAQDAISPVDVPQHTNSAMDGFAFAYSDPMLDSYTLVGDVMAGHSYRGTLNPGEAVRIMTGAPMPDGADTVQMKEMAEDRGDSVSFQGKISLGQHVRQAGEDIAKDQTALSAGHRLKAAHQGMLASLGFGKLPVYRRPKVAIFSTGDEVCQPGEPLKPNSIYDSNRFTIKSMVKQLGCEVIDLGILEDNESALVDALQGAAQQADVVISSGGVSVGDADFIKLALAKVGQINFWRINMRPGRPLAFGQIGDSLFFGLPGNPVAVMVSFMQFVQPALRKLAGELEWAPTLVPAIADCTLRSRTGRTEFTRGVYHLGADGRLHVTSTGAQGSGMLSSMVKGNCLIVIAEKDEQLNVGDTVYIQPFADLL from the coding sequence ATGAGCGTACCGTTTAACAATCCACTGCCGATCCCCGTCCTCGGATTTTGCGCCTACAGTGGCACGGGCAAGACGACCCTACTAAAGAAACTGATCCCCGAACTCAATCGTCGAGGCCTGCGGCTAGCCGTTGTCAAACATGCTCATCACAACTTCGATGTGGATATTCCCGGCAAGGACAGCTTTGAAATGCGCAAGGCCGGTGCCCGCCAGATGCTGGTCGCCTCCCATGTGCGCTGGGCACTGATGACGGAAGATCCTGTCGAGGATGCGCCCGAGCTGCCCCACCTGCTGGCCCAGATCGAGGCCGACAAGGTGGATATCGTCCTGGTAGAGGGCTTCAAGAAGCTGGCCCTGCCTAAGGTCGAGCTGCACCGCGCCGCCCACGGCAAGCCCTTTATCCATACCCATGACGAGCACATTCAGGCCATCGCCTGCTGCGACGACACTGAGCTGCCCTCGGATCTCAGACGCTTAGATATCAACGACGTGGGCCAGATAGCCGACTTCGTCATCGAATACGCCAACAACTGGCGCCCCTGCACGCCATCGCTCCCCCTCGCGCCAGAGTGCGGCTGCGAGCTGGACACCAGCAAGACGCTGTCGGTGAGACAGGGAATATACAAGATCCTCTCCTACGTCACGCCTGTATCGGCCACCGAAGAGGTCGCCATCGACGACAGCACAGACAGGGTATTGGCCCAAGATGCCATCTCGCCGGTGGACGTGCCCCAGCACACCAATTCGGCGATGGATGGTTTTGCGTTTGCCTACTCAGACCCCATGCTAGACAGCTACACACTGGTGGGCGATGTGATGGCGGGTCACAGCTATCGCGGCACACTCAACCCCGGCGAGGCGGTGCGCATCATGACGGGCGCTCCCATGCCGGACGGCGCCGATACGGTGCAGATGAAGGAGATGGCAGAAGATCGCGGTGACAGCGTCAGCTTCCAAGGCAAGATCAGCCTGGGACAACACGTGCGTCAAGCCGGTGAAGACATTGCCAAGGATCAGACCGCCCTGAGCGCCGGACACAGACTCAAGGCCGCCCATCAAGGCATGTTGGCCTCACTGGGCTTCGGCAAGCTGCCCGTGTATCGCCGTCCTAAGGTCGCCATCTTCTCCACTGGCGACGAGGTGTGTCAGCCGGGCGAGCCCTTAAAGCCTAACAGCATCTACGACTCCAACCGCTTCACCATCAAGTCCATGGTGAAACAACTGGGTTGCGAGGTGATCGATCTCGGCATCCTGGAAGATAACGAATCAGCCCTGGTCGACGCCCTACAAGGCGCGGCGCAGCAGGCCGATGTAGTGATAAGCTCCGGCGGTGTCTCGGTAGGCGATGCCGACTTTATCAAGTTGGCACTCGCCAAGGTGGGACAGATCAACTTCTGGCGCATCAACATGCGTCCGGGTCGTCCACTGGCCTTCGGTCAGATAGGCGATAGCCTCTTCTTCGGCCTGCCGGGTAACCCTGTGGCCGTGATGGTCTCCTTCATGCAGTTCGTTCAGCCTGCGCTGCGCAAGTTAGCAGGCGAACTGGAATGGGCGCCGACCTTAGTGCCCGCCATCGCCGACTGCACCCTGCGCAGCCGCACCGGCCGCACAGAGTTTACCCGCGGCGTCTATCATCTGGGCGCTGACGGTCGCCTGCATGTGACCAGCACAGGTGCTCAGGGGTCGGGCATGTTGAGCTCAATGGTGAAGGGTAACTGCCTTATCGTGATCGCCGAGAAAGACGAGCAGCTCAACGTGGGTGATACCGTTTATATTCAACCCTTTGCCGATCTTTTATAG
- the moaA gene encoding GTP 3',8-cyclase MoaA, giving the protein MSLIVDTFGRTVEYLRLSVTDRCDFRCVYCMSEDPCFLDREQVLSLEELAWIGQAFTELGVKKIRLTGGEPLVRTDCDQLVKLLGRLPGLKELSMTTNGSRLSKFAGKMHEAGLSRLNISLDTLKPELFTQLTRNGNLERVIQGIDAAKAAGFNRIKINAVILRGQNDDEVLDLIEFCRERELDIAFIEEMPLGIIDERKKSRHCSSDEVKAIISQRYPLCVSDKRTGGPARYYTMPGSKIHVGFISPHSNNFCHECNRVRVTVEGRLLLCLGNENSVDLKAIVREYPGDIARLKQAILEAIKLKPKEHHFGPEGETQILRFMNATGG; this is encoded by the coding sequence ATGAGTTTGATAGTCGATACCTTTGGCCGCACCGTGGAATATCTGCGTCTCTCGGTGACCGACAGATGCGATTTTCGCTGTGTCTACTGCATGAGTGAAGACCCCTGCTTCCTCGACAGAGAGCAGGTGCTTAGCCTGGAGGAACTGGCCTGGATAGGCCAGGCCTTTACCGAACTTGGGGTTAAGAAGATCCGCCTCACCGGCGGCGAGCCTCTGGTGCGCACCGATTGCGACCAATTGGTCAAGCTGCTGGGACGACTCCCCGGCCTCAAAGAGCTGTCCATGACCACCAACGGCTCGCGCCTGAGCAAGTTTGCCGGCAAGATGCATGAGGCGGGACTAAGTCGACTCAACATCAGCCTGGATACTCTGAAACCCGAGCTATTTACCCAGCTGACCCGCAACGGCAACCTGGAGCGGGTAATACAGGGGATCGATGCCGCCAAGGCGGCAGGCTTTAACCGCATCAAGATCAACGCCGTGATCCTGCGTGGCCAGAATGACGACGAGGTGCTGGATCTCATCGAATTTTGCCGCGAGCGCGAACTGGACATCGCCTTCATCGAGGAGATGCCACTAGGGATCATCGACGAGCGCAAGAAGAGCCGTCACTGCAGCAGCGACGAGGTTAAGGCGATTATCAGCCAGCGCTATCCACTCTGTGTGTCCGACAAGCGTACAGGTGGCCCGGCCCGCTACTACACCATGCCAGGCAGCAAGATTCATGTGGGCTTCATCTCACCCCACAGCAACAACTTCTGCCACGAGTGCAACCGTGTGAGGGTCACAGTAGAAGGACGTTTGCTCCTCTGCCTGGGTAACGAAAACTCGGTGGACCTCAAGGCAATTGTCAGAGAATATCCCGGTGATATCGCGCGCCTGAAGCAGGCGATTCTCGAGGCGATCAAGCTCAAACCCAAGGAACATCACTTCGGCCCAGAGGGCGAAACCCAGATCCTACGCTTCATGAATGCCACCGGCGGCTAA
- the mutM gene encoding bifunctional DNA-formamidopyrimidine glycosylase/DNA-(apurinic or apyrimidinic site) lyase — protein sequence MPELPEVEVTRQGISPHLLDQQVTGLTVRNASLRWPVPEVAQQIVGQTIRGIRRRAKYLLLDTDAGTTIVHLGMSGSLRILPKSTPVEKHDHIDLELASGKVLRFNDPRRFGAWLWCELPEAAHPLLAKLGPEPLQSGFNVDYLAKALEGKKKAVKLCLMDNHIVVGVGNIYANEALFAAGIHPQAEAGRIDRERLTVLVAEVKQILAQAIKQGGTTLKDFTNADGKPGYFAQKLHVYGRGGETCTQCGNLLSEIKLGQRATVFCGLCQPR from the coding sequence ATGCCCGAACTCCCAGAAGTCGAAGTGACCCGCCAAGGGATCTCCCCCCACCTGCTGGATCAGCAGGTCACAGGATTAACCGTGCGTAACGCCTCGCTGCGCTGGCCCGTCCCCGAGGTTGCCCAGCAGATAGTCGGACAGACCATCAGAGGCATACGCCGCCGCGCCAAATACCTGCTGCTGGATACCGATGCCGGCACCACCATAGTCCACCTCGGCATGTCCGGCAGCCTGCGGATCCTGCCCAAGTCGACGCCGGTGGAGAAGCATGACCATATCGATTTGGAACTGGCCAGCGGCAAGGTGCTCAGGTTTAACGATCCCAGACGCTTCGGCGCCTGGCTCTGGTGCGAGCTGCCCGAAGCCGCCCATCCCTTGCTGGCCAAGCTAGGTCCGGAGCCCCTGCAATCGGGCTTCAATGTCGACTATCTGGCCAAGGCACTGGAAGGTAAGAAGAAGGCGGTCAAGCTCTGCCTGATGGACAATCATATCGTGGTGGGCGTAGGGAATATCTATGCCAACGAGGCCCTGTTTGCCGCCGGCATACACCCCCAGGCCGAGGCGGGACGAATCGATAGGGAGCGGCTTACCGTGCTGGTTGCCGAGGTAAAACAGATCTTGGCCCAGGCGATCAAACAGGGCGGAACCACGCTCAAAGACTTCACCAACGCCGATGGCAAACCCGGTTATTTCGCCCAGAAGCTGCATGTCTATGGCCGCGGCGGCGAGACCTGCACCCAATGCGGCAACCTGCTGAGCGAGATCAAACTGGGGCAAAGGGCTACCGTCTTCTGCGGCCTGTGTCAGCCACGCTAG